A stretch of the Rosa rugosa chromosome 5, drRosRugo1.1, whole genome shotgun sequence genome encodes the following:
- the LOC133709527 gene encoding protein TIFY 4B isoform X2 — MSASTTTTTTTTTFRTILEKPLNQLTEDDISQLTREDCRKYLKEKGMRRPSWNKSQAIQQVISLKALLEPNDDSGAGVLRKIVGPPHGPAPAPAPRAASNSTDSTKEASADVQGCKSAEEPVVVLQQKKEPQKPVRQDRPAEPAVKAITPSKNQCTADASVRQMTIFYCGKVNVYDEVPPDKARTIMHLAARPNHLPLDNLGTAAARSLRCQFQTAGDKDGPFPPNATIPQAMQTEGQARKVSLQRYREKRKDRERVKIKKNMGSTSSLEVYLNHQLRRHTSNGNSSRSSTSSPPQQPGMLQAADNQPKIRCLPVDLNENDIVEC; from the exons ATGAGCGCCAGCACTACTACAACCACTACAACGACGACGTTTCGCACCATCCTCGAGAAGCCGCTCAACCAGCTCACCGAGGATGACATTTCTCAGCTCACCCGCGAAGACTGCCGCAAGTACCTCAAAGAAAAAG GAATGCGGAGGCCGTCGTGGAACAAATCGCAGGCGATCCAGCAGGTTATTTCACTCAAGGCGCTGCTGGAGCCCAACGACGACTCCGGCGCTGGAGTTCTCAGAAAGATCGTCGGTCCGCCGCATGGGCCCGCGCCCGCGCCAGCGCCGCGg GCGGCTTCGAATTCGACCGATTCAACTAAGGAGGCCAGTGCCGATGTCCAGGGTTGTAAGTCGGCCGAAGAACCGGTGGTGGTGCTGCAGCAGAAGAAAGAACCGCAGAAACCGGTTCGGCAGGACCGACCGGCCGAACCGGCTGTAAAAGCCATTACTCCAAG CAAAAATCAGTGCACAGCCGATGCATCAGTTAGGCAAATGACAATTTTCTACTGCGGCAAGGTGAATGTGTATGATGAAGTGCCACCAGATAAG GCACGAACAATCATGCACCTTGCAGCAAGGCCCAATCATTTGCCTCTGGACAATCTTGGAACTGCAGCAGCTAGGTCCTTGCGATGCCAATTTCAGACTGCAGGTGACAAAGATGGCCCTTTCCCACCTAATGCCACAATCCCTCAGGCTATGCAAACAG AGGGTCAGGCTAGAAAAGTCTCGTTGCAGAGATACCGTGAAAAGCGAAAAGACAG GGAACGagtaaagattaagaaaaatatgGGATCAACTTCTAGCTTGGAGGTTTATTTGAATCATCAACTCAGGAGACATACCTCAAATGGTAATTCAAGTAGGAGTAGCACAAGCTCTCCACCCCAGCAACCTGGGATGCTACAAGCAGCTGACAATCAGCCCAAGATTCGCTGTCTTCCTGTTGACCTAAATGAAAATG ATATTGTGGAATGCTGA
- the LOC133709528 gene encoding acireductone dioxygenase 1 → MAMEAWFMDESDADPRLPHHLNPKEYVPLDHLAELGVLYWHLNPKDYENDEQLRQIRETRGYNYMDLLDICPEKLENYEEKLKNFYTEHIHGDEEIRYCLEGCGYFDVRDKDDRWIRIWIKAGDLIILPAGIYHRFTLDTSNYIKLMRLFVGEPVWTAYNRPQEEHPARKEYIESFTKKVGVALEAH, encoded by the exons ATGGCGATGGAG GCATGGTTCATGGATGAGAGCGATGCAGACCCAAGGCTTCCTCACCATCTGAACCCCAAAGAGTATGTTCCTTTGGACCATTTGGCAG AGCTGGGTGTGCTCTACTGGCACTTGAACCCCAAGGACTATGAGAACGATGAACAACTGCGCCAGATAAGAGAAACCAGGGGATATAATTACATG GATTTGCTTGATATATGCCCGGAGAAATTGGAGAACTATGAGGAGAAGCTGAAGAACTTCTACACTGAGCACATTCATGGTGATGAAGAGATACGTTACTGTTTAGAAGGATGTGGGTACTTTGATGTCCGAGACAAGGATGACCGTTGGATTAGAATCTGGATTAAGGCCGGCGATCTTATCATTTTACCTGCTGGAATTTACCACAGGTTCACCCTGGATACCAGCAACTATATCAAG TTGATGAGGTTGTTTGTGGGAGAGCCTGTGTGGACTGCTTACAATCGACCACAGGAAGAACATCCGGCTAGGAAGGAGTACATTGAGAGCTTCACTAAGAAAGTTGGAGTGGCATTGGAAGCTCATTAA
- the LOC133709527 gene encoding protein TIFY 4B isoform X1: MSASTTTTTTTTTFRTILEKPLNQLTEDDISQLTREDCRKYLKEKGMRRPSWNKSQAIQQVISLKALLEPNDDSGAGVLRKIVGPPHGPAPAPAPRAASNSTDSTKEASADVQGCKSAEEPVVVLQQKKEPQKPVRQDRPAEPAVKAITPSKNQCTADASVRQMTIFYCGKVNVYDEVPPDKARTIMHLAARPNHLPLDNLGTAAARSLRCQFQTAGDKDGPFPPNATIPQAMQTDRIADYTQLYWDKGNNTRDPEGQARKVSLQRYREKRKDRERVKIKKNMGSTSSLEVYLNHQLRRHTSNGNSSRSSTSSPPQQPGMLQAADNQPKIRCLPVDLNENDIVEC, translated from the exons ATGAGCGCCAGCACTACTACAACCACTACAACGACGACGTTTCGCACCATCCTCGAGAAGCCGCTCAACCAGCTCACCGAGGATGACATTTCTCAGCTCACCCGCGAAGACTGCCGCAAGTACCTCAAAGAAAAAG GAATGCGGAGGCCGTCGTGGAACAAATCGCAGGCGATCCAGCAGGTTATTTCACTCAAGGCGCTGCTGGAGCCCAACGACGACTCCGGCGCTGGAGTTCTCAGAAAGATCGTCGGTCCGCCGCATGGGCCCGCGCCCGCGCCAGCGCCGCGg GCGGCTTCGAATTCGACCGATTCAACTAAGGAGGCCAGTGCCGATGTCCAGGGTTGTAAGTCGGCCGAAGAACCGGTGGTGGTGCTGCAGCAGAAGAAAGAACCGCAGAAACCGGTTCGGCAGGACCGACCGGCCGAACCGGCTGTAAAAGCCATTACTCCAAG CAAAAATCAGTGCACAGCCGATGCATCAGTTAGGCAAATGACAATTTTCTACTGCGGCAAGGTGAATGTGTATGATGAAGTGCCACCAGATAAG GCACGAACAATCATGCACCTTGCAGCAAGGCCCAATCATTTGCCTCTGGACAATCTTGGAACTGCAGCAGCTAGGTCCTTGCGATGCCAATTTCAGACTGCAGGTGACAAAGATGGCCCTTTCCCACCTAATGCCACAATCCCTCAGGCTATGCAAACAG ATAGGATTGCTGACTATACTCAGCTGTACTGGGATAAAGGGAACAACACTCGTGATCCTG AGGGTCAGGCTAGAAAAGTCTCGTTGCAGAGATACCGTGAAAAGCGAAAAGACAG GGAACGagtaaagattaagaaaaatatgGGATCAACTTCTAGCTTGGAGGTTTATTTGAATCATCAACTCAGGAGACATACCTCAAATGGTAATTCAAGTAGGAGTAGCACAAGCTCTCCACCCCAGCAACCTGGGATGCTACAAGCAGCTGACAATCAGCCCAAGATTCGCTGTCTTCCTGTTGACCTAAATGAAAATG ATATTGTGGAATGCTGA
- the LOC133709527 gene encoding protein TIFY 4B isoform X3 — MSASTTTTTTTTTFRTILEKPLNQLTEDDISQLTREDCRKYLKEKGMRRPSWNKSQAIQQVISLKALLEPNDDSGAGVLRKIVGPPHGPAPAPAPRAASNSTDSTKEASADVQGCKSAEEPVVVLQQKKEPQKPVRQDRPAEPAVKAITPSKNQCTADASVRQMTIFYCGKVNVYDEVPPDKARTIMHLAARPNHLPLDNLGTAAARSLRCQFQTAGDKDGPFPPNATIPQAMQTEGQARKVSLQRYREKRKDRRHTSNGNSSRSSTSSPPQQPGMLQAADNQPKIRCLPVDLNENDIVEC; from the exons ATGAGCGCCAGCACTACTACAACCACTACAACGACGACGTTTCGCACCATCCTCGAGAAGCCGCTCAACCAGCTCACCGAGGATGACATTTCTCAGCTCACCCGCGAAGACTGCCGCAAGTACCTCAAAGAAAAAG GAATGCGGAGGCCGTCGTGGAACAAATCGCAGGCGATCCAGCAGGTTATTTCACTCAAGGCGCTGCTGGAGCCCAACGACGACTCCGGCGCTGGAGTTCTCAGAAAGATCGTCGGTCCGCCGCATGGGCCCGCGCCCGCGCCAGCGCCGCGg GCGGCTTCGAATTCGACCGATTCAACTAAGGAGGCCAGTGCCGATGTCCAGGGTTGTAAGTCGGCCGAAGAACCGGTGGTGGTGCTGCAGCAGAAGAAAGAACCGCAGAAACCGGTTCGGCAGGACCGACCGGCCGAACCGGCTGTAAAAGCCATTACTCCAAG CAAAAATCAGTGCACAGCCGATGCATCAGTTAGGCAAATGACAATTTTCTACTGCGGCAAGGTGAATGTGTATGATGAAGTGCCACCAGATAAG GCACGAACAATCATGCACCTTGCAGCAAGGCCCAATCATTTGCCTCTGGACAATCTTGGAACTGCAGCAGCTAGGTCCTTGCGATGCCAATTTCAGACTGCAGGTGACAAAGATGGCCCTTTCCCACCTAATGCCACAATCCCTCAGGCTATGCAAACAG AGGGTCAGGCTAGAAAAGTCTCGTTGCAGAGATACCGTGAAAAGCGAAAAGACAG GAGACATACCTCAAATGGTAATTCAAGTAGGAGTAGCACAAGCTCTCCACCCCAGCAACCTGGGATGCTACAAGCAGCTGACAATCAGCCCAAGATTCGCTGTCTTCCTGTTGACCTAAATGAAAATG ATATTGTGGAATGCTGA
- the LOC133710481 gene encoding acireductone dioxygenase 2, translated as MVAPQKDPREEVIQAWYMDDSDEDQRLPHHREPKEFVSLDQLAELGVLSWRLDADNYETDEELKKIRQERGYSYMDFCEVCPEKLPNYEEKIKNFFEEHLHTDEEIRYAVAGSGYFDVRDRNERWIRVWVKKGGMIVLPAGIYHRFTLDTSNYIKAMRLFIGDPIWTPFNRPHDDLPAREEYLKTFVHKEAGEHAVSA; from the exons ATGGTTGCCCCCCAAAAG GACCCGAGAGAGGAAGTTATTCAAGCATGGTACATGGATGATAGTGATGAGGACCAGAGACTTCCCCATCACCGCGAGCCCAAGGAATTTGTATCGCTGGACCAACTTGCTG AGCTTGGGGTTCTCAGCTGGCGTTTAGATGCTGATAACTATGAAACAGATGAGGAGTTGAAGAAGATTCGTCAAGAACGTGGTTACTCCTACATG GACTTCTGTGAGGTTTGCCCTGAAAAGCTTCCAAATTATGAGGAGAAGATAAAGAACTTTTTTGAGGAACATCTTCACACTGATGAGGAGATCCGCTACGCTGTGGCAGGAAGTG GTTATTTTGATGTTAGGGACCGTAACGAACGCTGGATTCGTGTATGGGTGAAAAAGGGTGGAATGATTGTTTTGCCTGCTGGAATTTATCACCGCTTTACTTTGGACACAAGCAACTACATAAAG GCAATGCGGCTTTTCATTGGTGATCCAATTTGGACTCCATTCAATCGCCCTCATGATGATCTTCCAGCAAG GGAGGAGTACCTCAAAACTTTTGTGCATAAAGAAGCTGGTGAACATGCAGTTTCAGCCTGA
- the LOC133710482 gene encoding acireductone dioxygenase 2-like, whose protein sequence is MVAPQKDPREEVIQAWYMDDSDEDQRLPHHREPKEFVSLDQLAELGVLSWCLDADNYETDEELKKIREDRGYSYMDLCEVCPEKLPNYEEKIKNFFEEHLHTDEEIRYAVAGSGYFDVRDRNERWIRVWLKKGGLIVLPAGIYHRFTLDTDNYIKAMRLFSGDPIWTPFNRPHDDLPARKEYLKAFVDKEAGEHAVAA, encoded by the exons ATGGTTGCCCCCCAAAAG GACCCGAGAGAGGAAGTCATTCAGGCATGGTACATGGATGATAGTGATGAGGACCAGAGACTCCCCCATCACCGCGAGCCCAAGGAATTTGTATCGCTGGACCAACTTGCTG AGCTTGGGGTTCTCAGCTGGTGTTTAGATGCTGATAACTATGAAACCGATGAGGAGTTGAAGAAGATTCGTGAAGACCGTGGTTACTCCTACATG GACCTGTGTGAGGTTTGCCCTGAAAAGCTTCCAAATTATGAGGAGAAGATCAAGAACTTCTTTGAGGAACATCTTCACACTGATGAGGAGATCCGCTATGCTGTGGCAGGAAGTG GTTATTTTGATGTTAGGGACCGCAACGAACGCTGGATTCGTGTATGGCTGAAAAAGGGTGGATTGATTGTTTTGCCTGCTGGAATTTATCACCGCTTTACTTTGGACACAGACAACTACATAAAG GCAATGCGGCTTTTCAGTGGCGATCCAATTTGGACTCCATTCAATCGCCCTCATGACGATCTTCCAGCAAG GAAGGAGTACCTCAAAGCTTTTGTGGATAAAGAAGCTGGTGAACATGCAGTTGCAGCCTGA